The genomic stretch ATATCATCCCGCTTTTCAAAAGGCATGTTAAGCCTTCCGGGGAAACGAATGTGCTTGATATCGGCTGCGGTCCTGGACACAGTACAACATTACTGCAGCAGGCCGGGTATTCGCCGGTCGGAATTGATCTGTCCGCCGAAATGATCGAAAAAGCGAAAAACAGGGATAATGGGGATAACCTTACGTTCTTACAGGCGGATGTCATGCAGCTTCCTTTTAAGAGCGGGGAGTTTGATGCTGTCACAGTAATCAACGTGCTGGAATGGACTGCCTCACCGCTTAAGGCACTGGCCGAAATACGGAGGGTCTTGAAACCAGGAGGTACGGGCCTCTTCGGTATTCTGGGACCGACTGCAGGACCGAGGCAGAACAGCTTCAACAGACTCAGCGGCGAATCGGTCATCTGCAATACGATGATGCCGTGGGAGTTTAAACAGCTGGCGGAGGAAAAT from Bacillus marinisedimentorum encodes the following:
- a CDS encoding class I SAM-dependent methyltransferase, with translation MDNWHKEAQSQWNSRAGYWDENAVKMWSEGSRRDIIPLFKRHVKPSGETNVLDIGCGPGHSTTLLQQAGYSPVGIDLSAEMIEKAKNRDNGDNLTFLQADVMQLPFKSGEFDAVTVINVLEWTASPLKALAEIRRVLKPGGTGLFGILGPTAGPRQNSFNRLSGESVICNTMMPWEFKQLAEENGWNFTAGKGVYKKEVKPEHIRGLPEDLQQALTFMWLFILEKK